The genomic DNA AGTTCGCGGAGCAGCTCCAGGCGCTGGACGTGCGGTATGCGGCAGCGGACAGGATCGTGCTGGTGCTGGATCAGCTGTCGACGCACAGTCCGGCCGCGCTGTATCAGTACCTCCCGGCTGAGGAGGCGCGTCGGCTGAGCTGACGCTTCGAGTGGGTGTACACGCCCAAACATGCGTCGTGGCTCAACATGGCGGAACTGGAGTGGTCAGTCCTGCAACGACAGTATCTGGGGCAGCGCTTGGCTAGTGTGGATGCCGTCGAAGCGGAGTTGCTGGCGTGGGAAACCGACCGCAATGCGCGGTCGGTGCGGGCGAATTGGCAGTTCTCGATATCGGCGGCACGGGACAAGCTCAAACGTCACTACCGCTGCGATGAATAGCCATCGTCATGCTTGTGGTCATCCACTACCCGGCCGTCAACACTGCCGTCAATCGTCCGAGCGTCACTTCGCGGCTGCAATACAAGGGCTCGGGAGGGCGTCGTTGGAGACGAATTCCAGGAGCAGTTCCACCCGTTCGTTTTCTGGATTGTCTGGGCGCTTCTTGTCTACCGGAGCCTGCCCGGCGCGTCCAGCAACCGCGAGGTGATACGGACGGATCCGGCCGATGTTCGCGAGAACCTTCGCAACCTGCGCGGCCCGCGCGGCCGACAGCTCCCACTCGTCGGCCTGACCCTGAATAGGTTTGGTGTGTCCCTCAACGCGGATGCGGCGCCATTCGGGAGACCGACAAATAATCCGCGCAAACTTTGCGAGAACCGCACGGCCCGGCTCGGTCAGCGTGGATGTGCCTGGTTGAAATAGGGTTTCGTTCTGAAACACCCAGCGTTGTGCGCCGGGTGGGTCGAGTCGGGTGGTGTTGCTCGGCCCGAGCGGGCGGGGCAGGTCGCGCTGTACGGCGGCCCGAACAAGTTTCTGCGCGTCTTTATACCGCACTTCCTCCCACCCGGCGCGTCCGATCAAGATGGTGGCAACGACAAAGAAGACAAGGATCAACGCGAGGTTGAGCATCAGGTCAGAAAATGCGATAAAGGGATTGAGATCGTCGTCCATGCAGTTCAGGGCCTCATGGTTCCGGCAGTCCGGGACGTGCGGGCGCTGAGCATGATCTTCTCAAGGCTCTTGAGGGTCGTGTTACCCTTGCCGACTTCATAACTGAGCTGCTGGAGGGACGTATCGATGGTGTTGGGCAGCGTCTTGAGGATGTCGTGCAATTGGGTAAACTGCCCGGCGGCGTCGCTGTTCTGCCCGTGGAGGCCATGGAGCCGTTCGAGGATTGGCGGGAGGATCTGCAGCACCTCAAGCATCCTGCTGCTCTGCTCATTTTGTCCTGCCAGAGCCTGCTTGACGTCGTCGAATTTGGTGGCCTCGCTTGCGAGGGTCTGGACGGCCTGCACGACCGCCGTCCATTCCTCTTTGGGCAACAGACGGGGGTCGAGGCGGTCGGAAAGAGCCTGCATGGCGTCGGCAACCTGCCCGAGCTTGCGGGCGACCTCGTTTGTTTCTTGCTGGTGTTTGGCCAGGACGCTATCCATCCGCTCGCCGAGGGTTCCGAAGCCGCTTTTCATGGTGTTGATCACGCCGAGCGTTTCTTGCGTGTAGGTCTTGCCCGCTGTGTCGAACTTCGTCAGGGTGTCCTGGAGATTGTTCTGGAGCCCTCCAAGGCGGTTCACAAGGGTAAGATTGCTGTCCATCACGCGTCGTCCGACGTCGTCGATGCCGTCGAGCTGTTTTCCGGCGAGGGTCATCAGGTTCTCGTGGGAGTCGCGGAGCATCGTCTGAACATCGGTGAACGCCCGCCCGAGATCCTGCTGGGCACTTCTGAGGACGCCGACACCGTCGCCGATCTGTTTTGCACCTTCGACGATCCGCTGCGACGTTTCCTGGACGTTTGTGGTGACAGTGACGAGACTTCGGGTCACCTGCTCGGCGACGCCACTGAGTTTAGTGGTGGACGTGTCAAGATTGCTGCTAGCCTTCGTGAGGACCGTCTGGAAATTCTCGCTGGCGGTTTTCATCTCCTCGGAGACGCTCTGCATAAAGTCGCGGCTTTCCCGCAGCAGCTGCTGGAGATCTTCCAACTGCGCCGCCTGACTCGACGGCAACGCATACGCCGCAATGGACAGGACGGCTTCCTGAGCGCTGTGCGCGACGCGAGCAGCGAAGGTCGTGACGTACAGCACGAAGATATTGCTGATCACGGCAAGCAGCACGCCAATCACGGTAAACGTGAAGGTCCCTTTCATCTGCGAGAGCGTGCTCGAGAGTGAGGTGGTGAGGGTACGTGGATCGGTGGTGCTGGCCGCCGCTTTGAGCGGGCCGGCGAGGGTGCCGATGCTGAGGCTGAGCCCGATGACAGTGGCAAAGAGCCCGAGGAGAAACAGCATGTTCGGAAGGGACCGCAGCGGCGCGACGACCGTGAGCAGCGGGGCCTGGGCGAGCCGGACCACTTCGTGCACGTCGGGGTTTTGGAGCCGCCGCAGACGCCGCGTCCACTTCACCGCCTGGCCCGCCGCGCCGGTGAACTGCTTTTCCCAGAGGGTGAGCTTGGCGTCCACGTCCCCGCGGGTATCGCGTTCGGCGTCCAAGAGCGTTATGAGTCTGGTCAGTTTGGCCTGTTCGTGCCGCAGGGTCATAAAGGTGCGGATGAGCATCGTAGCGGTGATGGCGACCGCGGCAGCCAGGACCGCCGCCAGGAAGGGATGGGTCAGCAGAGTGCGGAAGATGTCTTGGATGAGGTCAGGCATAGACGTTGTGGCTCGGGTCGACGTAACACTTCCAGGCATTACGGGCGGCGTCGCGTTCGTTGTGGCCGATCACGCCGCCGCATTTGCGGCAATAGTACCCGTCGCGGTCGTATTCGCCGCCGCCCACCTTGGCGCTGCCGGCGCAACGAAACAGCACCTCACGGCTGGCCTGCGAGGGCAGGCGTTTGCCCAGGTACGCCTCGTAGAGCCGCTCGTCGCGGGCACTGAAGCGTTCGATCAGCTCACCGATCTTCTCGGTGTCCCAGCCTTCGATGGCACTGAAACCGCCACCCTGAAGACTGGTTTCAAGCTGGTCAAGGAAGGCGCGGTATCCGTCGCTACCACGCGAAAGCACCTGGGCGTGCACGCGGTTGTGCATCTCCTGCAGCGCGCCTTGCAGGGATTTATTCTGCAGGTCGCGTTCTTCGCGTGCGAGGAAGCTGGACGCGCCGTAGAAGTCGAGCGGCAGACGACGTTCGGTGGTGTCGCCGATGGCGTTGGGCGTCCAAGAGAAGGCCAGCACGCCTCCGCGCGGTTCAAGCAGCCTGAGCAGCACACCGGTCGCCACCAGCTCCTCGGCGAGTTCGAGTTTCTCGCGGAATGCGGCGGTCAGGCCCGTCCAGAACACGTCATTCCGGGTGTAGAAGTTGGGGATGTCCTGGTTGATGGCCTCGGCGATACCCCCCTGACTGAGAATCTGCACGGCCCCGCGGAGAGGAAAGCGGTAGGTCTCCTCAAGCAGCACCGCGCGGTACCCGTCGGGGGATTCGTCATGGCGGAGGTTTCCGACGCCCGCCTCGACAAGACGGGCGAACTGCTCGTGGCTTTCCTTCCCGCCGCGGGGCAGCAGCAGCACCTTGCGGCCGGCGACCGGCGACCGGTTGCCCTGCTCGGCCAGGGCCCGGTCCACGTTAAGGAAGGGACGCGCGAGCTTGACAACGGCGCGGGTTTCGTCGTCCCTGTTGGGCAGCCTCACCCAGCGTTCGAGGACATCCTCGTTGGCAAGCCGTTTGAACGGCTCCACCGCCTCGTTCTCGAGAACGTCAAGCACTTCATCGGGCAAAAAGCGTTTGGTCGTCGAAGAGCTGGGCATGCTGTCGACCCAGAGGCCTTCACGTTCGGCGAGCAGCGCGTCAGGCAGACGGCCGTCGGCGATGGCGGTCATTTCTGACCAGGCGCGCAGCAGTTCACGCGCTTTCTGATCACGCCCCTGTGTCCACTCGGCCACGTAGTCGCGCTGCATCGCCCACTGCTCCAGGCAGTGACGGTACTCGCCATCAACGGTGTCCGTGTCGAAGATGACGCGGCCGTTGATCTGCGGACGGGTGCCCTGCTGACGGCTGACGTTTTCGGTGAGGCGGTCAATCTCCTGGTTGAGGCGGCCGCGCAGGTTGGTCAGTCGGGACTGCAGGCGGCGCAGCTGGTGGTTGAGGCGGGTCAGCACACCCGCTTCGGCGGGACGGCCCGGCTCGCCCGGCTGGTCAAGCATCACCAGCAGCGCCAGTTGATCGAGGCGGGCGCTGACTTC from Deinococcus depolymerans includes the following:
- a CDS encoding OmpA/MotB family protein: MDDDLNPFIAFSDLMLNLALILVFFVVATILIGRAGWEEVRYKDAQKLVRAAVQRDLPRPLGPSNTTRLDPPGAQRWVFQNETLFQPGTSTLTEPGRAVLAKFARIICRSPEWRRIRVEGHTKPIQGQADEWELSAARAAQVAKVLANIGRIRPYHLAVAGRAGQAPVDKKRPDNPENERVELLLEFVSNDALPSPCIAAAK